The Lewinella sp. 4G2 nucleotide sequence CACGGTGGATATCCTTTTCAGGCCCTTCTTGATCTGATGCTGGACCACCTTCCAAATGGCGATGGCTTCCGGGTAGCGGACATCGGCTGCAGCGTCGGTCGGCTGGCGGGGGAGATCCACCTGCGGCGGCCCGGTTGGGAAGTGCACGGGATCGACCTCAGTTACCAAATGCTGCGGCAGGCGAACGATTACTGGGTGAAGGGGGAAGTCCTCCGCCCGAACCTCGCCCGTTACGGATGGGGGATGCCGTCCCTCCAAACACCGCACCCGCGACAGCGCCCAGCTTATCCTCCTAGTGAAGAACAACCCCGCCTGCAATTTTCCCTGGCCCGCGCCGAAGACCTCCCCTTCGCGGATGCTTCGCTGGATTATCTGCTGAACACTTTTCTGCTGGATCGAGTACCGGACCCCTTTGCCACGCTGAACGAATTTGCCCGCGTACTGCGCCCGGGTGGTAGGATGGTAGCCGTAACACCACTCAACTTCCTGACGCCAGGCGGATGGCGCGATGCCCACCCACCCGTAAAAATCCTGGGCCACCTCCAAAAATCGGGTTGGAAGATTCTCGACTGGCAAGACCCGTTCGTCCTGACCGAACCGATGGATGCGCGCGGTAACGCCGTACGGTGGTCCTGCATCGCCGTAGTGGCGGAGCGATCAGGAGTGGTGGATTGAATCCGGAGCAATAATGAACGGCTGCTCGGTGATAAGCAAGGTGATAATTTTGCGTGCAGTCTACCTTAAGGTTGATTCCTTGGTATAAGTCGGGCCGTGTATTACTTTTGGGTGATATTTCGGGTCAACGACCTTTTGAAGCGCAGAGAATACCCCAAACTAGTCGATCAAAATAATTACACTGACGCCTCTGCGGCCATCTAGTTCGCTTGTACTTGAAGACAGCGGCCGGCACTTTTCTCCGTCCGATTACCTCTCTTCTTAACAAGTAAATACTTTCACATTTATGGTTTCTACTATTTTATTGGCGGTCCCCGCACTGGGAATCCTCGCCCTGATTTTTATGTTCGTCAAGTCCGCCGGCGTCTCCAAGCAGGACCCGGGCAATGAACTCATGCAACGTATCGGTAAGAACATTGCCGACGGTGCCATGGCCTTCCTGAAGGCGGAG carries:
- a CDS encoding class I SAM-dependent methyltransferase → MRQPISYRRGIPFYYDKSETEFSKDVYERYDELVTRQTALHLADELHGGYPFQALLDLMLDHLPNGDGFRVADIGCSVGRLAGEIHLRRPGWEVHGIDLSYQMLRQANDYWVKGEVLRPNLARYGWGMPSLQTPHPRQRPAYPPSEEQPRLQFSLARAEDLPFADASLDYLLNTFLLDRVPDPFATLNEFARVLRPGGRMVAVTPLNFLTPGGWRDAHPPVKILGHLQKSGWKILDWQDPFVLTEPMDARGNAVRWSCIAVVAERSGVVD